In Fragaria vesca subsp. vesca linkage group LG5, FraVesHawaii_1.0, whole genome shotgun sequence, the genomic stretch AAAAAGATTACAAAAGCACTGGAAAACCATAACTGCATGTTTGTTACAAAGGACTAGTGGGGATTTGAATATCTTATATAGTTTACACAGGCCTGCTCACCTGTGGACCAATTTTTAAGGGACAAAATGGGATGAAACTGTGATGACCATTAGATCTTAAGTGAGTTGATCCAATGGATAGCGTACCAAATCTATTAAAGCAAGTATCCTGCTATTCCTTACCCAATCTTGTCTCCGTCTTCTTCCTCCTCCTCCATCTTATCTCATACTCATATGCTACTAAAGTAGCTATAGCTAGCTAACTATGCCATGGACCAAGTCACCGGAAGAACACCTTCATCTTGATCAAGTCCCAAAACATTCCACACTGCAGCAGACCCATCTTCAACATCATCAATGGAAAACAACACCAACAACTCCAACTCCAACTCCAACGTCGTCGTCGTCGCCGCCACCACCGCCCAGACGGCCACCTACTCACCCACCCAGTCCCCTCTGCCGCATTCCTCCATCGCGGCGCCGCCCTTCAAGCACCTTCTCCAGGCCCAGCAACAGCAGTAGCAGCTCCAGATGTTCTAAAACTACTAGCGCCACGAGATCGAGCAGGTCAACGATTTCAAGAACCACCAGCTCCCCCTAGCGCGCATCAAGAAGATCATGAAGGCCGACGAGGACGTCATGATGATCTCAGAGGAATGATGGACAATACCCAACAATAAAAACAAAACGAGATTGAATTTTGCTTTTGATCTCAGAGGTCATACATTCGAATCAAAAGACAATAAAAACACTTTACATCTTCTTCTTTACATGCAGTCATTTGATTTTGGATAACAAAAGACATTGATTGGACGGTGAACCCTATGGACAACGCCATATGACTGAGAAGAGACCCAGTGCCAATATGATTGAGAAGATATCCATCACCCATAAGATTGAGAAGAGATCCATCGCCAATATAACCAGATTTGTTATGTTCTGAAATGATTTTATTTTCAGGGAATTAGAGAAGAAGCTTAAACTCTTCATGAGGTTCCAATGATGGGTTTCATTATAAAATGCAGTAGGAAGACAGAAAGAGGAATGATGAGGGAGGAAGAAGATACGAATACTTTCTTGGGTTTTGATCGATTTGGTATGAGATGAGATGGAGGAGGAGGAAGAAGACGAAGACAAGATTGGGTAAGGAATAGCAAGATACTTGCTTTAATTGATTTGGTATGCTATCCATTGGATCAACTCACTTAAGATCTAACGGTCATCACAGTTTCATCTTGTTTTGTCCCTTATAAATTGGTCCACAGGTGAGTAGGCCTGATAGTTTACATATCCCATGTTTGGGAACAACCGAGGACTAAATTTGATGGACTATAGAGTCCTAAAAACACCTTCAACGGAGACACCAAAATTGAGAGGTTTATGTAAACCTCATTCTCACGTTGCACCTTCACCAAACTTCTTGTCGCCTTCCAGCCATCAAACCGTTGCCCACCGCTTCGCCTCCTTCAACCATCCCCTTCTTCCCATCACGACCACCTTGGGGTTCATGGGTCGGCCCGCAACGGTGCCAAACTTGGTGATCATGTGGAAGGAGTACGTATTATGCGCCGACGGTCGGTGGAGGAGCATGTGGGGTGTCGCCCTCTTGAATCGATGGGATTTACATCTTCCATATTCTGTATCGATCTACCGCTCTTACTTTTTTCTGGGTTTTACATCAAATGGATCTGGGAAGAGTAAGCTGAACAAAAATTTGAGATAAGTTTACAGGACGTTCATGTGTTTGCAGCCCTACTGTTGAAGTTGTTTGAAAAGAAATGGGTGGCTTGTAGAGGATTGGTATAATTCTTAATAGGTAGTTGAAATACATAGTAATTCAAAATTTCCAACCTCTGTTTCAAGAAAAATTGAAGCTCCTGCTCAGTATAATATGAATGGGTAATACTTCATACTATAATTCAGATTTGCCAACCCCTGTATTAAGGAAGGTTCAAGGTCTTGCTCATTTCGATTGAATTGGGTTTTGAGTTTGCAGATTGTTTGTTTTGCAGGTGGGGTGTTATTTTTCAGTCATATTACCACCAAACATGGGTTAGGCTTATTGTAGAATAAGCTTAGCTTGAATAGTCTTGGACTCCATTAGAAATTAAGCCAGGGTTAGATAATCTCATGTACCAAACATGCTGTAAGAGTATAATGCTTTGTTAACATATCATATTGATAATCGAATTTTACTTCGTTACTGAAGACTTTTGAATACTCCAGTTATTGCATATTGAATATATAAACTAACAGGACAACCAAGAGGCCAACAATAACACAAATTAGAGTCACTCTATGCAGCAGATATTGCCATTTTCATTCCACCAGCACAATGCCCAGGAGTACTGCAGATGAAATAGTTTTGTCCTTTTTTAAGTTTGATCTGATCATTGCCTGATATAAATTTTTGACCTGTTGCAGTATTGCATGCCTTGAATCCATTTTCATCAGTCACAATTACATTATGTACATTCTTGTTGTACTTGAAAACTGCACAAAAAATAAATCCATTATATTCATGATCTATAACATAACCTAAAACTATTGTAAACTATTGCCATATTAATTGTAATCAAATTTTTATTTGACTACATTTTCCACATTATTGTGTTATGTTATTTTATAAAGACATGTGTGCTATAAATTTAATTTGAAATTAATTTCAGCGGTTCATTTTCTTTTTCAAGAAAAGCTGACATAACTGACTCTTTTTAATGTCATAGACTAAGAATTAGATTGTTGTAAAATCATTTTTCTTGAGAAAGATGATTGTAAAATCATATAAACCACAATATTGGTTTGCTTGGCGTAATAATACATACAAATCAGAGTATATTAGTCAATTTCAATATTGAGTTATATAAAACTTTACCTAAAATATCTCCAGCATGAAATTGCTTCCCTGTTGGCCAACTTTGTATTCCAAATGTCCATCCTGCTGCATCTCCAACAGTGTAGGTAGTCGCACTAGCAATCTTGTAGTGAATCAACACACAAAACACTAACAACATCACATTAATTCTTGCACTGACTCTAGCTTGAGCCATTTTTGAGTTGAGTTGGGGTTTTAAACTGATATACGAAAGATCGATTAGCAACAATCTGAAAGATTAAAAAGATGGTTAACTCGAAACTCTTTTTCTTCAAATCAAACTTAGGTTGTTGGCATTTTATAGGACGTCAGTTATGTTGCCTGACATTAATGTACATATATTAAATATGAGTTTTACTATTTATACATATATGCGTTTTTATTTATAAGGAACAAAGTAAATGCTTTATTCAAAATAAAGAAAAAAGGAAACGCTATATATGTATGTTTGTTGTATTCAATACAATAAATATAAGAATTAAATTGGTCAAATTCAGTACACGGCCATTTCACCATTTTTATATATGCTTTTTAATTAAAAATAAAAAATAAATGCTTTATGTAATCAATTGTGATATTTAATACAATGAATATATTTTTTGGGTGCGTTTGTTGCAACCTTATCGTTTTTTTTTGTTCACCCTACTTGCTCATGACACCCTACATTTATATTCTGGTGCTAAATTTATTTGTACCACCCATTTCTATTCCCCGAAATATCCATATATATAACATATCTATTAAAAAAAATAAATAAGGAAAACAAAAAAGTAAAGTTTATGCTTAAGAAAAATAAATTTATTGTGTGTGTATTAGTCAAAGTAAGATCATAATAGGGTTTGATATTAGTATTGTAATAGGAATCTATATATTTTCCTTATATATGTATTGTATCCTCTATATATATGTAGAGTCCCTTATTCATGAATGACATACATATTATGTAGAACCTCGAGACCCTAAGCCACAGAGTAGTGACCCTAAGCCAACGAGAAACCGACAGGTCTGAATGACGTCCCGCTAACCTAAAACCAAGGCATTTTATAACAAGTCAAGAAAATGGTTTACTTTTCGAGTAGTGCTAGAGATCCCAAAATTGTATACCACATCTGCTTACCAAATGACATGGCACACGCCATATCATAATTTTTTTAAATTTATGTTGACATGGATTTTTCTTGTTGGATATAATAAATCTCAACAATTAAGAAAAACTTATATTCAATAAAAATCACGATTAAACAAAATACCAATTCATTTTCTAAACTAATTGCCAGATCTAGTTGCGGCTCTTTGCACTATATCTAGATCCCCAGATCCAACTATGAGAACAAATCAATTGATTATAGATGGGTCTTCCATGTTTGAGTTTTTATGAAATCAATAGAATGGTTCATTAAAAATATCTTAATTATGTTTCTCTTCATTGGTTCTCCTGATGGTGAAACTAGTCTCCATGAACATGGAAGCATTAAAGCCTTGATTGGTAAGTGTAGATATGCCCTATCTACTTATATATGGGATTTGCTATGGCGTTTAATTGTCTTACATACCTCTTCCATGTCGATGATTTCACCTCATTGCTACTAATTGCTAACTGCAATATTCTATTGCGTAAGATATGACTCCACTTTGATCCTCTTCTTCTTCTCATCTTATAATATTTAGAATTGTTGTTCAATTTTGTAAACATTAGGGTTTTTTTTTTGTCAACAAACATTAGGGTTTGATATATACAAAATATTTTCTCCAAAAACTTTATCATTTTAAATTGAAAATAGATCCATGTCATTTAAGTTTTTAGAATGATATTGATGAGGTGGTATATGTCACATCATTTGGTAATTGGTATAAATATTTGGTCTCTTAAGCATTTTCCTTACTTTTCACAAAAGCAAAACAGAGTTACAAATTGGAAGATGGTACTTAAAGGCCAAAAATGAAAACACGCGACAATACTTAAAACATCTCAAACATATGAAGCTCACAAAACAAACTGACATACAAATGCAAGGGAAGTTAGCAAGCAAATATATGAGTGCATGGTTGAAGTGAACTAGGAAGCGAACTCGAAATAAAATGAATTGAAATTTGTTTAGTCCTTTTGGTTTGAAGTCGACATTTGTTTAATCTTTATGGTTTTATTTTAATCTGAATTGTCCTTAAAGTCACCATTTTTCATCCAAATAGTCTTTCTGTCAATTTTTTCTGTTAGAATACTGATGTGGCCGTTTTTCTGTTAGAATACTAATGTGGTCATTAAAGACATTGTAATTTTTAACGGCCACATTAGCAATTTAACTGAAAATTTTGAAATGACCATTTGAATGAAAAATCTTGACTTTAAGGATCATTCAGATTAAAATAAAACCACAATGACTGAACAGATGTCGACTTCGACTTCAAATCACAAGGACTATACAATATTTTACCCAAATGAAATAAAAGAGTCACCTCGACAAAATATAAGTCTCACTAATAACAATCACGCCCCAAGTTCCCTCCTACAAGTTCTATTTCAATACACAGTATGTGCATTCAAAATTGTTGTAGGGATGAGCGTTCGTGCTTGGTTTGCCCAACAGAGGCTGAGAACACTAACAATATTCTCATCTCTATCTCTTTCACCGACATCTTCTAGTCTGTTTATGTTTTCCCCTCACCGACCACGGGAAGAGCAAATATATCTCTCTTATCAACACAAGAAGAATAGAAGGGGAAAAGGAAGGAATAACAGTGATTTCTCGATCGAGCCTCTGGTATATACGATAACCCAACGTTATTCTTGTGAATTTATAGGTATGGGTTCAGATGCGTAGTGTATGTTCATATTCCAAGACTCAACGAAGTAAACTTGATCCTCGTGCAAAACAAAGTATCTTTATTGGGTATGCCGATTTCTAAAAGGGTTACAGATGTTATGATCCTCTTACAGACACCATGCATGTATCCCTTGATGTTTTTTTTCGTGAATATGAGCCTTACTACTCTGGGGGAGTATCCGAGTGTTCCCTTTAGGGGAAGAAAGGTTGAGAAGAAAATTCTCATAACTTATTTGAATTCGATGAATTTGACGAATTAGAAGTGTTGGAATTAAGATTCAGAGTCGGAAGTCACAAAACGAATCAAGAAAACAATGTTGAACGACCCACTGGTACACGTGATCAGAATGTGGGACCGGTTGTTGAATCATCAAACATAGTGCACATTGGGTGAGCTGCGCAGAGGAGCAAGTGAGTCAAGCTGACCCACCAGCAAACCACGGACCGCCATGTTAACGCGCAGAGTTGCGTTGATGAGCCACCAAATGAGCCGCGAGTTGAAGACGCACGTGTTGTCCTAGACGAGCCATGTGTCACGCACGGAGAGACTAGTAAGGCTGACGAAAGTGTGACTGTTGGACTGGAAGAAGCACAAAGAGTGCCACATGTCATGCATGGAGTGGCTAACGCGTCTAATGACACGATGTCATTTCTTGCATCAGGCAACACCCATCAGGTGACACAAACAAAATTAAATATTGTTCGGGGCTTCGGGGCGACACAATTTTTTTTTTGTCGGTGGAATATGCACTTAGACAATACTAATTTTTTTTGAAAAAAAGTATGTTTTTGGGACAATACATATA encodes the following:
- the LOC101299873 gene encoding chemocyanin-like → MAQARVSARINVMLLVFCVLIHYKIASATTYTVGDAAGWTFGIQSWPTGKQFHAGDILVFKYNKNVHNVIVTDENGFKACNTATGQKFISGNDQIKLKKGQNYFICSTPGHCAGGMKMAISAA